The proteins below come from a single Aspergillus oryzae RIB40 DNA, chromosome 5 genomic window:
- a CDS encoding oxidase ustYa family protein (predicted protein) has translation MFLGYPRRQTLYGEPLNPEAEKAWDELMPIGRGFVNINNDTALPDQPGLDQSLPQQRAMISVFHQLHCIYMTREGYYAAREGNLDQVNAAHLMHCWDYLRQAIMCHADTTLEWIPAPPNDKGSTGWGVEHTCGDFDAIARWAEDNRLKTTYGIH, from the exons ATGTTCCTTGGTTACCCCCGAAGACAA ACGTTGTATGGAGAACCTCTCAATCCTGAGGCGGAAAAGGCTTGGGACGAATTGATGCCGA TTGGACGAGGCTTCGTGAATATCAACAATGACACAGCACTTCCCGACCAGCCTGGTCTGGATCAATCTCTCCCCCAACAACGCGCAATGATTTCCGTGTTTCACCAGCTCCACTGCATT TATATGACCCGAGAGGGCTACTACGCCGCTCGAGAAGGGAACCTCGACCAAGTAAATGCAGCGCATCTCATGCATTGCTGGGACTACCTGAGACAGGCTATCATGTGTCACGCGGACACGACTCTAGAATGGATTCCTGCGCCTCCGAATGACAAGGGAAGTACGGGATGGGGCGTTGAGCATACGTGTGGTGATTTCGATGCTATTGCTCGATGGGCCGAGGACAATAGGTTGAAGACGACGTATGGGATTCATTAA
- a CDS encoding uncharacterized protein (predicted protein): MVLGILFAYVVVPDVRPAGSKREGGSDGDFLSSAQESHPTWLMSIHHRWRKIVDEFRKDSSWIRDVNVLLIMASFFVCQLGRMISGITLQYAAAKFHWKFDKVRLRRSGNKVVNNADHLIQGILTSFSAGRSQSIRSSGHHSRPFVHPGETLQAQRRGERQTNHPDQRRLPHHRIFCDVPRCFTRHSGLRADGLRPGICVFRHGQEFPHGHGGPNAHWNCLHRSHDDVVRRSGDW, from the coding sequence ATGGTCCTAGGCATCTTGTTCGCCTACGTGGTGGTGCCAGATGTCCGGCCAGCGGGTTCCAAGCGCGAAGGAGGCAGCGATGGTGACTTCTTATCCTCTGCGCAGGAGTCGCATCCCACATGGCTCATGTCGATCCACCACCGTTGGCGCAAGATTGTGGACGAGTTCAGGAAGGATTCCTCTTGGATCCGAGATGTGAACGTTCTGCTGATCATGGCCTCCTTTTTCGTCTGTCAACTCGGGAGAATGATTTCTGGTATTACCCTGCAGTATGCTGCTGCCAAGTTTCACTGGAAATTTGACAAGGTCAGATTACGTCGATCAGGGAATAAAGTAGTCAACAATGCTGACCATCTGATTCAAGGCATCCTTACTAGTTTCTCTGCGGGCCGGAGTCAATCTATTCGTTCTAGCGGCCATCATTCCCGCCCTTTCGTACATCCTGGTGAAACGCTTCAAGCTCAACGACGTGGTGAAAGACAAACGAATCACCCAGATCAACGGCGTCTGCCTCATCATCGGATCTTTTGTGATGTTCCTCGCTGCTTCACCCGGCACTCTGGTCTTCGGGCAGACGGTCTTCGCCCTGGGATTTGCGTTTTCCGTCACGGCCAGGAGTTTCCTCACGGGCATGGTGGACCCAATGCACATTGGAACTGTCTTCACCGGAGTCACGACGATGTTGTACGGAGGTCTGGTGATTGGTAG
- a CDS encoding uncharacterized protein (predicted protein), with amino-acid sequence MSGTSPPTPRDHITMVDHDYSDCSEDVSLIGADREHRRSSTPDGLYQHKINRHYNPLYIAVVASLTFLITDIAGQIIVAPRLAIFEHIICKAYYTQVSGAAGTGMGDCKVEPVQSELALINGWREMFDNIPGTSYTLAWLICLHSHRSFYTLWSRRRSVWA; translated from the exons ATGTCGGGCACCTCTCCACCCACACCGAGAGACCATATCACCATGGTGGACCACGATTATAGCGACTGCAGCGAAGATGTATCGTTAATCGGCGCCGATCGGGAGCATCGACGGTCATCCACCCCGGACGGACTATATCAACACAAAATCAACAGGCACTACAATCCGCTCTATATCGCGGTAGTCGCCAGCTTGACCTTTCTGATTACTGATATAGCCGGCCAAATCATCGTCGCACCCCGCCTGGCGATTTTCGAACACATCATCTGTAAGGCGTATTATACCCAGGTTTCGGGCGCTGCAGGCACAGGAATGGGAGATTGCAAGGTTGAGCCAGTGCAGAGTGAACTGGCTCTGATCAATGGTTGGCGGGAGATGTTTGATAATATTCCAGGTACTTCCTATACTCTGG CCTGGCTCATTTGCCTCCATAGCCATCGCAGTTTCTATACCCTATGGAGTCGTCGCAGATCGGTTTGGGCGTAA
- a CDS encoding tyrosinase family protein (predicted protein), translated as MAVEYFQEKLNKWRYSPVAGSPDEEGGNATVKPKASFVPVYAGLTIISLITVTVSLVHLLSGTGTTTTFPPCKNPAVRREWRSLTSSEKQNFTQAVICLASIPSTWQPNGTIYDDFAILHGGIGSWCHRSASFLPWHRYTLVVFEKALREHCGFTGQVPYWDWTLDWMNLANSSIFNSVDGFGGDGDRTGQEVVGGGRCVIDGPFAGLQPILYNHTYVRHCIARGFRDGDQAGRISGEYYRPESIGGILRKQSYVELVREVEIYLHNPLHQGVNGDFLAMTAANDPLFYVHHAQLDRLWWRWQQESPDLRLKEYHGKHMYNSTGNATLDDILMYGGFAEDIPVSRVMDTKGGFLCYTY; from the exons ATGGCCGTGGAATATTTCCAGGAAAAACTAAACAAATGGCGGTATTCGCCGGTGGCAGGCTCACCGGACGAGGAGGGGGGAAATGCCACTGTCAAGCCCAA AGCTAGCTTTGTGCCAGTATATGCAGGACTTACCATCATAAGTCTCATTACAGTGACCGTCTCTCTTGTCCACCTCCTCtctggaacaggaacaacGACAACATTCCCCCCCTGCAAGAATCCTGCCGTCCGTCGTGAATGGAGATCTCTTACCAGTAGCGAAAAGCAAAACTTCACACAGGCAGTCATCTGTCTGGCAAGTATTCCGTCGACGTGGCAGCCGAATGGAACGATATATGACGACTTTGCGATTTTGCATGGGGGGATTGGATCGTGGT GCCATCGTTCGGCCTCCTTTCTACCCTGGCATCGATACACGCTAGTCGTGTTTGAGAAGGCCCTCCGAGAGCACTGCGGCTTCACCGGCCAGGTTCC ATACTGGGACTGGACACTGGACTGGATGAATCTAGCCAACTCCTCTATCTTCAACAGCGTGGACGGATTCGGCGGCGACGGAGACCGCACCGGACAGGAGGTCGTAGGTGGTGGACGGTGCGTGATCGATGGCCCCTTTGCTGGGCTGCAACCCATATTATATAACCATACCTATGTGCGACATTGCATTGCGCGCGGCTTTCGCGACGGTGACCAAGCCGGTCGTATATCAGGGGAGTACTACCGGCCCGAGTCGATTGGTGGTATCCTCCGCAAACAATCGTATGTGGAACTGGTGAGGGAGGTCGAGATTTATTTGCATAATCCGCTGCATCAGGGCGTGAATGGGGACTTTTTGGCCATGACGGCTGCTAATG ATCCCCTTTTCTATGTCCACCATGCACAACTGGACCGACTTTGGTGGCGTTGGCAGCAGGAAAGCCCGGACCTCAGACTCAAGGAATATCACGGAAAGCACATGTACAACTCGACCGGGAACGCGACGCTGGATGACATACTCATGTATGGTGGGTTTGCGGAGGATATCCCGGTATCTCGCGTGATGGACACCAAAGGGGGGTTTTTATGTTATACGTATTAG
- a CDS encoding uncharacterized protein (predicted protein): MANVQSRYNHLFPSPAAAFSGMYTGGLWTNNLGSWPGKANQTVEFSNGTKLTVETTASVMLDRGLDFSSGESLFQTACMPNKESRPPDPRPSLAVGKPPYSIPLGGPSMYPDPIIHHKKDVVRGYYLHEERLEDVAVLQLPTFRLIGESPVSLARVAVQFLERARKDGKEKLIIDLSNNMGGDINLGFNLFRILFPDKPIYTATRFPSTELIGLMGRVFSTSQGNEAVEHDNTLDLPLVFQNAVTPDHRHSFGSWEKLFGPVEIAGQNMSHLHATYNFTTASTEDNPISGYGGIEFGPSTQLFHAENIIIMTNGICASTCTILARLLKQQGVRSIVFGGRPRAAPMQLLGGSKGGQYWSLVTAREIAVNASGAGSPILSEDELARFLELAPPPLTGFPIRIDSRGGSGVNFRNEYDEKDPTTPLQFVYEAADCRLFWTAENYVFPESSWVAAADAMFGDASCVEESDGHHITP; the protein is encoded by the exons ATGGCTAATGTGCAATCCAGATATAACCACCTGTTTCCCTCACCTGCTGCAGCATTTTCAGGAATGTACACAGGAGGGCTGTGGACCAACAATCTGGGTTCCTGGCCTGGGAAGGCCAACCAAACCGTGGAGTTCAGCAATGGAACCAAATTGACAGTGGAAACTACTGCATCAGTGATGTTGGATCGTGGATTGGATTTCTCCAGTGGGGAATCACTCTTTCAGACTGCTTGCATGCCGAATAAGGAGAGTCGCCCTCCCGATCCCCGCCCATCACTCGCGGTAGGGAAGCCTCCATACTCGATTCCACTAGGTGGACCTTCGATGTATCCGGACCCGATTATACATCATAAGAAAGACGTTGTAAGAGGGTATTATCTccatgaagaaagacttGAAGATGTTGCCGTACTGCAGCTCCCAACGTTCAGACTCATCGGGGAGAGTCCGGTATCGTTGGCGCGAGTTGCAGTTCAGTTCCTTGAACGCGCaagaaaggatggaaaagagaagctCATCATTGATCTATCGAACAATATGGGGGGCGACATCAACCTGGGATTTAATCTGTTCCGGATCCTCTTCCCAGACAAGCCAATCTACACGGCCACTCGGTTCCCCTCCACAGAGTTGATTGGCCTGATGGGTCGTGTCTTCTCGACTTCCCAGGGTAATGAAGCAGTTGAGCATGACAATACGCTGGACCTGCCTCTGGTGTTCCAGAATGCGGTTACACCAGACCATCGACACTCGTTCGGCAGCTGGGAGAAGCTGTTCGGTCCCGTCGAAATCGCAGGTCAGAACATGTCCCATCTACATGCGACGTATAATTTCACCACGGCATCGACCGAGGACAATCCGATCAGTGGGTATGGGGGCATTGAGTTTGGACCTTCGACTCAGCTATTCCACGCCGAGAATATAATTATC ATGACAAACGGCATCTGTGCATCCACATGTACAATTCTAGCAAGATTACTCAAGCAACAAGGCGTAAGAAGCATAGTTTTCGGAGGGCGTCCTAGAGCAGCCCCGATGCAGCTACTCGGGGGCAGCAAAGGCGGCCAATATTGGTCGTTAGTTACA GCACGCGAGATTGCAGTGAACGCAAGTGGAGCCGGTTCTCCCATTCTCTCTGAAGATGAATTGGCTCGGTTTCTAGAGTTGGCTCCTCCACCACTGACAGGATTCCCAATTCGAATTGATAGCCGTGGAGGGAGTGGGGTGAACTTCCGCAATGAATACGACGAGAAGGACCCAACCACCCCGTTGCAGTTTGTCTACGAAGCGGCGGACTGTCGGTTGTTTTGGACGGCGGAGAACTATGTCTTTCCCGAGAGTTCGTGGgttgcagcagcagatgcgATGTTTGGAGATGCTTCTTGCGTGGAGGAGTCAGATGGACATCATATTACTCCTtaa
- a CDS encoding uncharacterized protein (flavin-containing monooxygenase), translated as MANPQTTRVAVVGAGISGVLAAGHLLATGLEVTVFERNAAPGGVWYAIPFSGLLATREADAWARLYDERTPIEPSYPAMKPSKADPPATNEQETSRFMLQHAPPGPCYYNLQNNVPTPLLEVSLKPWPDGTPDTVRHDVIQRFIQDMSIEAKVHDVTRYGARVKKVVKNGAEWKITWSTPQVGLQSETSEFEQVSPFDVVIVASGHYHAPRVPDIPGLSDTKRKYGSRILHSKEYRRPENFRNKNILMIGGGVSSIDIANDISPFANTIYQSTRNSKFDLVESMLPENGVRVHEISHFEIQSHSDEPLSDDEPLPLTIHFESGQNLHGIHMIMLCTGYHITFPYLEEYHSDETTLQDADENILITDGTQVHNLYQDIFYIPDPTLVFVGLPYYTFTFSIFDFQAIVVAQVLSGTVQLPTETEMRSEYNAKVERVGLGKVFHSILGTEENYVHDLLTWVNTSRAAQELVAIKGFSPRWYEAKEALRQKYRAQVNK; from the exons ATGGCCAATCCTCAAACCACCCGTGTAGCCGTGGTTGGTGCTGGGATTAGCGGTGTTCTGGCCGCCGGACATCTCCTCGCGACAGGTCTTGAAGTGACCGTTTTCGAACGCAATGCGGCCCCCGGTGGAGTCTGGTATGCTATTCCCTTTTCTGGTCTACTTGCTACTCGAGAAGCTGATGCTTGGGCAAGGTTATACGATGAACGAACACCGATCGAGCCATCGTATCCGGCCATGAAGCCCTCAAAGGCCGACCCGCCAGCAacaaatgaacaagaaacGAGCAGGTTCATGCTACAGCATGCCCCGCCTGG GCCGTGCTATTATAACCTCCAGAACAATGTCCCCACGCCACTACTGGAGGTGTCGCTTAAGCCATGGCCAGACGGAACGCCAGATACTGTGAGACATGATGTAATCCAACGGTTTATTCAGGATATGTCGATTGAGGCCAAGGTGCATGATGTGACACGGTATGGAGCGCGAGTAAAAAAGGTTGTGAAAAATGGCGCAGAATGGAAGATTACCTGGTCTACTCCGCAGGTGGGGTTGCAATCTGAGACTTCGGAGTTCGAGCAAGTATCT CCTTTTGATGTGGTGATCGTGGCGTCTGGACACTACCATGCGCCCCGTGTTCCAGATATTCCGGGCTTATCAGACACGAAGAGAAAGTATGGGTCTCGAATCTTGCATTCCAAGGAGTATCGACGGCCGGAAAACTTCAGGAACAAG AATATTCTTATGATCGGTGGAGGAGTCTCGTCGATCGACATCGCCAACGATATCAGTCCATTCGCCAACACCATTTACCAGAGCACGAGGAACAGTAAATTCGATCTCGTTGAGAGTATGCTCCCCGAGAACGGGGTCCGAGTCCACGAGATATCCCATTTCGAAATACAAAGCCACAGCGACGAGCCATTATCAGATGACGAGCCACTACCGTTGACAATCCATTTCGAGTCCGGCCAGAATCTCCACGGGATTCATATGATCATGCTCTGTACGGGCTATCATATCACATTTCCCTATCTAGAAGAATACCACAGTGATGAAACAACATTGCAAGACGCAGACgaaaacatcctcatcacgGACGGCACGCAGGTGCATAACTTATACCAGGATATATTCTACATCCCCGACCCCACGCTTGTCTTCGTAGGACTGCCTTACTACACATTCACATTTTCCATCTTCGACTTCCAAGCCATTGTTGTTGCCCAGGTACTCTCCGGTACCGTCCAGCTACCAACTGAGACTGAAATGAGATCGGAATACAACGCCAAGGTGGAACGAGTCGGTCTTGGAAAGGTGTTCCATTCGATTCTGGGGACAGAAGAAAACTACGTGCATGATTTGTTAACGTGGGTGAATACTAGCAGGGCAGCGCAGGAGCTTGTCGCGATTAAAGGGTTTAGCCCGAGATGGTACGAGGCAAAGGAGGCACTGAGACAGAAATACAGAGCTCAGGTTAACAAGTAG
- a CDS encoding gamma-glutamyltransferase family protein (gamma-glutamyltransferase), with the protein MASKWIEEQPVVHRRDIRISRKSRIAAGLLVLLVLWRYGLPSSIHFGFSSEESKQLGAVASEHALCSRYGADMLERGGNAADAMVATMFCIGVVGMYHSGIGGGGFMLIKSPDGDFEFVDFRETAPAAIVALGKNISAGLRSGVPGEVRGLEYLHRKYGVLPWSVVLEPAIRTARDGFLVQEDLVNYIDMAVEETGEDFLSKNPSWAVDFSPSGSRVRLGETMTRRRLAATLEKISVDGPDAFYSGPIAEDMVASLRNVGGIMTLEDLANYTVVTRDTSHIDYRGYQITSTTAPSSGTIAMNILKVLDTYDEFFTPGTTELSTHRMIEAMKFAFGLRTRLGDPSFVHGMEEYENHILSAEMIDHIRQSISDSHTQDTSAYNPDGLEVVNSTGTAHIATVDHQGLAISATTTINRLFGNQIMCDRTGIIMNNEMDDFSVPTSSLPTFGHTPSSTNFAEPGKRPLSAISPAIILHPDGSLFLIAGSAGSNWITTTTVQNIISGIDQNLAAQEILATPRVHHQLIPNHAIFETTYDNGTVDFLSQLGHEVTWYPPAASMAHLIRVNADGGFDPAGDPRLKNSGGVVALQRRKFW; encoded by the exons ATGGCCTCAAAATGGATAGAAGAGCAGCCCGTCGTCCATCGTAGAGACATCCGGATTTCCAGGAAATCCCGCATTGCAGCTGGCTTGCTCGTTCTCCTTGTACTCTGGCGGTATGGTCTCCCTTCTTCGATTCACTTTGGTTTCTCGTCAGAGGAGTCCAAGCAGTTAGGTGCCGTTGCTAGTGAACATGCGCTGTGCAGTCGGTATGGAGCAGACATGCTGGAACGAGGTGGGAATGCGGCTGATGCT ATGGTCGCTACAATGTTTTGTATTGGCGTCGTAG GCATGTATCATAGTGGAATCGGGGGAGGCGGTTTTATGCTTATCAAATCCCCTGATGGCGATTTTGAATTTGTGGATTTCCGCGAAACAGCCCCTGCTGCAATTGTCGCATTGGGAAAGAATATATCCGCCGGTCTGAGGAG TGGTGTTCCTGGAGAAGTGCGCGGTCTTGAATATCTACATCGAAAATATGGCGTCCTCCCCTGGTCGGTGGTCCTGGAACCGGCTATCCGCACTGCGCGAGATGGGTTCCTCGTGCAAGAAGACCTGGTCAACTATATCGACATGGCGGTCGAAGAGACAGGTGAAGATTTCTTGTCCAAGAATCCCTCCTGGGCGGTTGACTTTAGCCCTTCCGGGTCCCGAGTCCGGCTGGGGGAAACGATGACTCGTCGACGACTAGCCGCGactctggagaagatttcCGTTGATGGTCCAGATGCGTTCTATTCCGGCCCCATCGCGGAGGATATGGTTGCTTCGTTGCGGAACGTGGGGGGAATCATGACTCTGGAGGATCTGGCTAATTATACGGTTGTTACTCGCGATACCTCGCACATTGACTACCGGGGGTATCAGATTACCAGTACAACTGCACCATCGAGCGGGACTATCGCGATGAACATCCTCAAGGTGTTGGACACATATGACGAGTTCTTCACTCCTGGAACCACCGAGCTCAGCACCCATCGCATGATAGAAGCTATGAAGTTTGCGTTTGGCCTG AGAACACGTCTCGGGGATCCGTCGTTCGTGCATGGTatggaagaatatgaaaaTCACATCCTGAGTGCAGAAATGATCGACCATATTCGCCAGAGTATATCCGACTCGCACACGCAGGATACATCAGCGTATAACCCTGACGGGCTGGAAGTCGTCAACAGCACAGGGACAGCGCATATCGCAACAGTCGACCACCAAGGCTTGGCCATCTCCGCGACGACCACTATCAACCGCTTGTTCGGCAATCAGATCATGTGTGACCGGACCGGCATTATCATGAATAATGAGATGGATG ACTTCTCCGTTCCCACCTCATCGCTGCCAACATTCGGCCATACTCCATCTTCGACCAATTTCGCTGAGCCCGGAAAACGTCCCCTCTCGGCCATTTCGCCAGCCATCATTCTCCATCCCGACGGATCACTATTTCTAATTGCCGGCTCGGCCGGCAGTAACTGGatcaccaccacaaccgtGCAGAATATCATCTCCGGTATTGACCAGAACTTGGCAGCGCAGGAGATCCTGGCGACGCCGCGTGTCCATCATCAATTGATACCCAATCATGCCATTTTCGAGACCACATACGATAATGGGACGGTGGACTTCCTCTCCCAGCTAGGGCATGAAGTGACATGGTACCCGCCTGCCGCGAGCATGGCGCATTTGATTCGCGTGAACGCAGACGGGGGATTTGATCCTGCTGGAGATCCCCGGCTGAAGAACTCCGGGGGTGTAGTGGCCCTGCAGCGTCGTAAGTTCTGGTAG
- a CDS encoding aminotransferase class V-fold PLP-dependent enzyme (selenocysteine lyase) yields MKSVATSSLDVDKDSVPLGSSINGTAQAETPLENVIDVESVRSHFPVLGGETAAFNNASGTVVLKEAIESTSNFMYSFPFPPGVDAKSMEAITAYTGNKGKVAAFINALPDEITFGQSTTCLFRLLGLSLKPMLNNDCEIVCSTLCHEAAASAWIHLSRELGITIKWWSPTTTPNSPDDPVLTTDSLKPLLSPKTRLVTCNHVSNVVGTIHPIREIADVVHTIPGCTLIVDGVACVPHRPVDVKELDVDFYCFSWYKLFGPHMGTLYASRKAQDRYMTSINHYFVSSSSLDGKLALGMPSFELQLMCSPIVSYLQDTVGWDRIVRQETVLVTILLEYLLSKPSVYRVFGRRNSDPSQRVAIVTFEVVGRSSGDVAMRVNTRNRFRITSGICLAPRPTWDVLKPKSSDGLVRVSFVHYNTVEEVRAFCSELDEIVTRDT; encoded by the exons ATGAAATCGGTAGCAACCTCATCACTTGATGTCGACAAAGATTCGGTCCCACTGGGCTCTAGCATAAATGGCACTGCACAGGCAGAAACACCTCTTGAAAATGTCATAGATGTCGAAAGTGTCCGATCCCACTTTCCAGTTCTAGGAGGAGAGACAGCTGCTTTCAACAATGCGTCTGGGACGGTTGTTCTGAAGGAAGCGATTGAAAG TACAAGCAACTTCATGTactccttccctttccccccgGGCGTCGATGCGAAGAGCATGGAGGCAATCACAGCCTATACGGGGAACAAGGGGAAGGTGGCCGCGTTTATCAATGCGTTGCCAGACGAAATAA CCTTCGGCCAATCAACCACATGTCTATTTCGCCTGCTAGGATTATCTCTCAAACCCATGCTAAACAACGATTGTGAAATCGTCTGCTCAACCCTCTGCCACGAGGCAGCAGCCAGTGCCTGGatccatctttccagagaaCTAGGAATCACCATTAAATGGTGGtccccaaccaccaccccgAACAGCCCCGACGACCCGGTCCTCACCACAGACAGCCTCAAACCACTCCTCTCTCCCAAAACCCGACTCGTCACCTGCAACCACGTCTCCAACGTCGTCGGAACCATCCATCCCATCCGCGAGATCGCAGACGTAGTGCACACTATCCCAGGCTGCACGCTCATCGTCGACGGCGTAGCCTGCGTGCCCCATCGTCCCGTGGACGTGAAGGAGCTCGACGTCGACTTCTACTGTTTCAGCTGGTACAAGCTGTTCGGCCCCCATATGGGCACGCTCTATGCGAGTCGCAAAGCACAGGACCGATACATGACTAGCATCAATCACTATTTCGTTTCCTCGTCGTCTCTCGATGGGAAATTGGCTCTGGGGATGCCCAGCTTCGAGCTCCAGCTCATGTGTTCGCCGATCGTTTCCTATCTCCAAGATACAGTTGGTTGGGACCGGATTGTCCGTCAGGAGACTGTCCTGGTTACTATCTTGCTTGAGTATCTCCTGAGCAAACCGAGTGTTTACCGGGTCTTTGGGCGCCGGAATAGTGACCCGAGTCAAAGGGTTGCGATTGTGACGTTTGAGGTCGTGGGCCGATCATCTGGGGATGTGGCTATGCGGGTGAATACGAGGAATCGGTTTAGAATTACCTCGGGTATATGTTTGGCGCCGCGCCCGACGTGGGATGTTTTGAAGCCGAAGAGTAGCGATGGTTTGGTTAGGGTTAGTTTTGTCCATTACAATACTGTCGAGGAAGTTAGGGCGTTTTGCAGTGAGTTGGATGAGATTGTCACGCGGGATACCTAG